Below is a window of Dietzia timorensis DNA.
GGACTGGCCGGCCGGTGGTCAGGATCCAAACACCTACGCGACCTCGGCGGCCATGTACGACCCGGATACCGGAGAGTATGTAGCCTCTGACGGGAAGACCTACTCCCAGTCCGATCTGGGGAAGAACACGGCACTCGCGTCCGGCGCTTCGATGACGGATGCCGTGCTGAACGGAGTGAAGGTAAGTTGAGCCGAGCACTAGCGTCCCGCAAGGCGCTCATCGTGGCGGCCGCGGTCGCCCTGGTCGCGCTCGTCGTGGCATTGGTGGGGGCCTATATGGCCCTCGATGCACGCGCCGAGGCGAACGAGGTCCGCACCGCGCGCGCCGCTACTTATGAGCAGCAGACCGACGCCGTCAACCTCGCCACGAAGGTCATGACCAACCTGATGACCATCCGCCAGGACACGATCGCCGAGGACGTCGACAAGATCGAGGCCGATATCGACGGTGATTTCGCAAGCCAGTTCAGTCCGCGCAGGGACTCGTACGAGAGCATCGTCGAGCTCAATAAGGTTGTCGCCGAGGGGTCCGTTGTAGCCGCCGGCCTGGAGAACCAGACCACCGACGGGGACGGTAAGACCCAGTACAACATCGTCATGGCGGTTGACCAGCAGATCCAGAATCAACCTGGCGGCGACTCAGATGGCGCCGATAAGGACGACAAGGGCGACGAAGACGACAAATCCGATGACGCGGCGAAGGACTCCGGCACCGGCGACGATGCCGCGGCAGAGAACGATCCCACGGCGAGTGCGGGAGATCCCAACGCGCACACGTACCGTGTCCGAGTGGTGGTTACCCCGAATGACGACGGAGTGCTGAAGGTGACAGGGGTGAACTTTATCCCGTGAGCGATTCAACCAGCGACGCGATGGGTGCCGCAGACGATCCCCGCCGGCTTCGCCGGGCGGAAAAGGCGGCGCGCAAGGCGCAGAAGGCGCAAGACAGGGCGGACAAGGCGCGGCGGGAGGCACTCGAGGCCGTGCGCGCGAGCGGTTTCGACGTCAAAGAACGTGAAGACACCACCGTCGAAGCCGACGACGCCGAGTCGAACGACGGGGCTACCACAACCCCCGCCCGAGACGGCGCGGCCGAAAACGCTTCGCGGAACACGTCCGAGAAGGGCGCTACCCGAGGCGTCAAGACTGGCGAGACCGATTCCGACGAGAATAACGTCAGCACAAAGGACGCCGACTCGAAGCCTTCCGGCGTAAAAGACTCCCGTAACAAGGAACCCGGCCCAGGGAAGTCCACCGTGGACGAACCCGCCGATGGCACGGGCATCGAAGGGGGCGGCAAAGGCACTCCGACGTCAGCGACACAACGGGCGAAGGGACGCGGAACGCCTCGGCAGGCACCGAAGAAAGAGGGCAACCCGAAACTCGCTTCCGCCTTACTCGCGGTTGCCGCGGTGCTCGCCGTGGTCGCGGTCGTCAGTTGGGTGGGCTACGGAAGCCAACGAGAGGCTGTCGCAAGCGAGCAGGCGGAGACCAATGCCCCTTATGAGGCCGCCGACGCGGCGCGCACGATCGTGACCAACATGTTCACCTACGACTCCGAGGGCGTCGATGAACAGCTGGGCCGTGTCGAACCGCAGCTCACCGGAGAAGCAGCGAAGGAGTTCCGCGAGACCACCAGACCACAGGTCGCCTCCCTTGCCAAGGAGACCGAGGCGAATTCGTACGCCACGGTCGCTGCAGTCGGGCTCGAAGACCGGATCGACAGCGACCACGTGGTGACCGTGGTCATGCTCAACCGAATGGTGTCGACGAAGGAGAATCCGGAGGCTCAGAGCTCGTCGACGCGGCTTAGGGTCAGTGTCGACCGCGTCGAAGACGGCGACGGCAAGACGTGGAAGGTGTCCAAGGTCGAGGTGCTCTAGCCCGCCGCGGCGGCCGGAATCAGAGCTTCGCGGACAGCTCCTCGCCGCCCAATGCCTTGAGGAACTGGCGCGCCCACCGTGTGACGTCGTTGGTGAGGACCTGCCGACGTAGGGTCGTCATGCGGCGACGGCGCTCTTCCGGATCGTCGCCCACCGCGAGTTCGATGGCATCCTTTACCCCGTCCAGGTCGTGCGGATTGCACTTGTACGCTCGCCGGAGTTCGGCGGCCGCGCCCGTGAACTCGGACAGCACGAGCGCGCCGTCGCCGTCGACGGTAGCGGCTACGTACTCTTTGGCGACGAGGTTCATTCCGTCGCGAATCGGTGTAACGAGCATGACGTCGGCGGAACGGTAGAACGCCAGGAGCTCCGCCTGCGGAACGGGCCGGTGGAGGTAGGTGACGATCGGGTGGCCGATCGTCCCGTACAAGCCGTTGATCCTGCCCACTGCGTGCTCGATCGACGTGCGCATCGTCTGATACTGCTCGACCCGCTCTCGGCTCGGCGTCGCGATTTGCACCAGGGACACGTCGCTGGCTCCGATACGTCCCTCGGCGATGAGCTCCTCGAGTGCGCGAAGTCGGACATCGATTCCCTTGGTGTAGTCGAGGCGATCCACGCCAAGCATGAGCAGTTTCGGATTGCCGAGCTCCTTGCGGATCTCTTTCGACCGCTGGCGGACTTCCTTGGACTTACTGCGCTCCGAGATCTTTCCCGAGGCGATGGAAATCGGGAACGCGCCTACCTTTACCTCGCGGAAACCGACCTGCACCACTCCGGAGCGGCTGCCTTTGCGTGCGGTGCCGATGCTGCGCCGCGAGGTTTCGTAACCCGAAAGACGAGAGGCGAGGTAGAGGAAATTCTCGACGCCCCCAGGAAGATGGAATCCGACGAGATCGGCGCCGAGCATTCCTTCGATGATCTCCGTGCGCCACGGCAACTGCATGAACAGCTCGACCGGTGGGAACGGGATGTGCTGGAAGAAGCCGATGTTCAGGTCGGGCCGGATCTGTCGCAACATTTTGGGTAGGAGCAGCAATTGGTAGTCCTGCACCCACACGGTGCCTTGCTCGGCGGTTGCGGCAGCCACCGTTTCCGCGAAGCGCCTATTGACCTCGACGTAGGCGGACCACCAGTGGCGGTGGTATTCGGGCTGCACGATCACGTCGTGGAACAGCGGCCACAGCGTGCCGTTGGAAAAGCCCTCGTAGTAGTACTCGATCTCTTGGGCGGATAAGGGGACCGAGTGCAGTTCGATGCCGTCAGCCTCGAAGGGCTCCGGGTTCGCGTCGGGCACCCCGGGCCAGCCGACCCACGCTCCGGAGGATGCCTGGAGAACGGATTCGAGGGCCGTGACGAGTCCGCCGGGGGAACGCTTCCACACCTCGGTTCCGTCGGGGCGGCGCTCCAGGTCGATGGGGAGCCTGTTGGCGACAACGACGAAGTCGGCATGGCCGACATTGCTGGTCAGCGTGCTGCGGGGTGCGGATTCTCCCCGAGTCGCAGTGGACGTGTCGTTCGGTGTAGCCGCATTGGCCGTCACGAATTGCCTCCTCGTTGCCCGATTCGTGCGCACTGCCTGTGCCGCGCCGCTCGAATCCCCGGCGCCGCTACGCCGGCTCGGCACCCACTTTACGTGCGTGGGCGGGAAGGCGATTGAAAAGTGCGGAGCGCGAGGCTATTTGGCCTCTTCCTCCTCGACGTCGCTCTCGACGATGCTCGTGGAGGAGTCGGGGCCGATTCCGAGCATGTTGAGCAGCATAGTCGCTTCATCGGCGTCGGCGGAGTGCGCGGTCACGACGAGGCGGGCGCGGTCGGCCGTCTCGTCGGCGACCGGCTCGAGGTCGTCATCATTGATGACGTCGGGGGTGTCATTGGTCTTGCCTGCCATGTGATTCCTCCTGCAGCAGCGGGTGCCGGCTCGGTGCACGCGCAGCTAGTGGGCAATTAATTGCGATGACGTCGATGGTGTACAGCCGACGTGGCTGCTGGTGTCAGTACCGGCCATCCTACCGTGTGGACCGGCGCCGACCGCACCCGCTACACGGCGATGGGCCGGCGGCGGGCACCGGTCGCGCCTGGAGAAAGGCTGCCCCGCAGCCCTCCCACATTGCTGGCTAGAGGTCGGCGGCCTGCGTGCGACGCATGACACGGGTGAGCCACTCACCGAATACAACACCGGCTGCGAGCGCGACGGCGATACCGCCGGCCTGGGACAGCTGGCCGAGCGCGGCGGAGGAGTTATCCGACAGAAGTCCCGACAGGCCCCGGTACAGAGAAAGACCGGGGAGTAGCGGGGCGACACCGGCCACCGTGACGATCATGTGCGGAAGGCCGACCCAGCGAGCGAAAATGCCGCCGATCAGACCGGCAGTGGTTGCTGCGGCGCCCGAACCGACGATGGCGCCGAGGTCATTGGTCGTGCACAGGGTATAGACGGTGATCGACACCATGCCGACGACTCCCGCCAGCACGATGGCCTTCGGCGTGGCGTAGGAAGCCAGAGAGAATCCGGCGGCGCCGACGCCAGCGGCGAGCAGCACGACGATGAAAGGGTTGCCGCCATAAAAGGTGGGATTGATGGGCGGGGCCTCGATTCCGAAGCGCGCGAAGAAGGCGATCGCGGTGGCAATACCGCCCACGATGCCGCCCGTGAGCATGGTCGTCTCGACTACACGGCCCGCCGACGTCACCGGATAACCCGTGATGGCGTCCTCGATGGCACCCACCAGCGTGAGACCGGCGAGCAGCACGATGATGCCGGCTGCGACGACTTGCGAGGGTCTCACGTCCACAGCAGTGTTCTCGAAGACCCGGTAAGCCGCAAGCGCGGTCACCCCGGCAATAAACCCGCCGATGAACTGCTGGAAGAACGCCGGGAGCCCCGCCTTTGACATCAGTCGGTTGATCCACATCGTCGCGAATACCGAGACGAAGGACAGCGCCGCAGCGAGGGGTGCGCCACCGAGCTGGAGCACGACGCCGGCGGCGAGAAACGACCACCCGGCGATAGCGGTGTTGAACTTGTACGGGTGCGGCGCGTTAGTGATCTGCTCGACCTGTGCTGACGCCTGATCGAGAGTGATCTTGCGACGGATGATCGCGTCGATGAGTCGGGTCACGCGGATCATCCGCGTGAGGTCGATCGTGCGGTATTCGACGACCTTGATCACCGAGATCGGCGGGCGGCCGGGACGGCGGCCGACGGCCATCGTCAACGAGGTGAACGTGATCTCGACCGTCGCGTGAGGTAGGCCGAACGATGCCGCGACCGACTCCGCCTGAAGAGCGGTATCAGCGGCACCCTCGCCGGAAGACAACAGGACGACCGCGATATCCAGCGAGAGCTGCAACACGGATGTCACTGTGGCGTCGTCGTCGAGGTCGATCGGCGCCCACGGCGACAGCGGGGGCTCGGCGGCGCGATCGATCGCCGACTTGCGAAGTCCCCAGCGCGCCAGCGGACGCCAGAACGGTTCCAGCGTAGTCGTCACAGCCTCCCGAGCTGTTGCCGCGCGATTCGACGGATGAGATGCCGCCATATCCGAAACTGACCTCCCTTGATGCGTAGCGCCGATGGCTGGGGATACACGCAAGCTGTAGGACGGGCCGTGCCAGGAGCCGACAGCTCACGAGTGATGTGGTGGATGTGAGGCCAGCACCGTATCGCCGATTGCCAGTGCCGTCGTCGATAGCGCGAGCTCGCCTCGTGTGAAAATATGAACAGTGCGGCCAGAATAGGCGCACGAACATTCGCCAGATAGACTATCTGGGACCTGCTGGAGTGGCGCAATTGGTAGCGCACCCGACTTGTAATCGGGCGGTTGAGGGTTCAAGTCCCTTCTCCAGCTCCACCGCCATTGTGCCCAAAGATCCGGTTCAAAACATCTGCAGGGCACCGTGTTTCAGCCGATTGTTCGCCATGCCCTTCGCTCTCTGGCACTGGCACGGGCGCGCCGCGGTTTCGCGATAGTGGCGCAAATCGCATTCAGGGGTTATCGCGAGTACCCCCAATGTTGTCGCAGCCGCCTTTCGCGGCGCGGTGAGCCGCTAATCCGACGCCAGGCGGCCGAGCGCGGCCCAAGCGGATTCGAGATTTGCCGTCGCGGCGCGAAGCGTCGACTCGGCTCGATCGAGGTCGTCGATCAACGAGACCAGCGTTTCGTCCGAGCTCCATCCTGATCCGGTGTCCGCGCGAAGCTCGTCGGGGTTCCAGGTCTCGACATCAAGGCGAATGAACGCGAGCCGCTCCGAATGCGTGCGCAGATCGGAGACGAAATTGCCGAATTCCGGGTAAAGATCCTGTGGTCTCACAGAGGGCATCCCAGCGGTCTTGAGGTGTGAAAGCGGTATCGACGGGCTAGTGGCAGGCCTTAGTCGGCGACGTGGTCGTGGCCGCGCTCTCGCAAAGCGGCCCTGATGGCCCCTGCGGCGGTGTCCATCGCCGCCGCCGAGGCTTCCGAGTCTGCCTTCGACAAGTCGAAGCCGCCCATGTCCCAGGCGGGAAACACGTGGACATGCGTGTGGGGAACCTCGAAGCCTGCGATGAGCTGCCCGGCCCTGGGTGCATCGAACGCGTCCATGACTCCGGTGCCGACGATTTGCGCCACCTTCATGACGTGGGCGAACGCTTCCGGTTCGAGATCCGTCCAGCGGTCGACCTCGGCGCGAGGCACGACGAGTGTGTGTCCGTCCGTCACGGGGGCGATAGTGAGGAACGCCACACAAACATCGTCCTTCCATATGAATCGCCCCGGAAGTTCGCCGTCGATGATTTTGGTGAAGATCGAAGCCATGCCACGAATGCTACCCGCAGTAATCGCGCTCATGCAGGGCACTAGTGATCGGTGCGGCGGCCGGGCAGGCGCCGAATCCCGGCGTCATTCTCGGTGAAAACTGCGGGAAGTCAGAGAACAGTTAGACACAATAAGGACGGATGTAAAACCCGAAACACAGGCCTTCTGTGCGTTATTTACCTTCCCGACACGTAATATATGTGACAGATCGAACACAGTGGTTCGGTAGCTTTTGCGTTTCACCGTTCGACAGTGCGCGAGGTCATTAGAGACGGACAATCCGGGAAACGGGCTCTTGCTCACCGGGACTTGGGGTGCAGGCCCCGAAGGCGCCAGAAAGTTATCCATGTTTCCAAGGTTCTCGCCAGGAAGTTTGCAGCTCGCGGCCAGGAATGGGTAGTACCGTTCGGCGAACGAGTCGGGGATTTCGAGACGCTTCCGGCCTGTGCGCACCTGGAGGCATGCATTTGCGCGCAACGTGAGGTCGGTACCGGCGTTCCTGTAACTGAACGGGTGAAGTCGGTTACCGCGCTCTCGCGTTGGCGGCCCGCTGTCGACAAACGGTGAACAAGACGGCCAGACACGGCGTTAGTTCGCGGTGCACGGTGAACGAAGCTAGATACAGACGGAAATAGCCCAAACCACACGATATGCGTGAGGCCAACTGAGGTCCGCGCATACGGATCGCGCAGGCGGCGGATAGTCCCAACGTCACATGTGCGAACCGCAAACGCGAGATGCCGCGTGGCGACCCAACTGGATCCGGATTCTCGTACGGATGAGGTCGCGGCACAGGCCGGCAAATTGCAACGAAAGAATAGCCCATTACACGTCAGCGCGATTTCCGCTCCCGGGCAGAGGTGACCGGAGCGGCGGGGCGCTGGTCGGGCGACGCTTTCCGCACGACAAACAAATGACCAAGGTATTTAAATAAGGAGGGAAAAACGTGTCCGCCACGAACCAGCCAAAGAGCGGGACGATCGCCGAACCCCGCAAGCCCTATCACCATGGCGACCTACGACGGGCGATCATCGCGTCGGCGACCCGCCGGGCGCGCCATTCCGGCGAGCGAGCGATCGTCCTTCGGGAGATCGCAGCGGAGATCGGCGTCTCGGCAACCGCCGCTTACCGGCATTTCACCAACCGTGCGGAGCTCGTCGACATCGTCGCGAGCCGTGGGATCGAGGAGATGGCGGAGAGCATGCGCACTTCCCTCGTGCTCGATGCCGGAGTCGCCGCCGAGTCGGAATCCGAGCGTGCGGGGCTCGCAGCCTGGGCCGACGTGCGCAATGCCTGCCGCGCCTACGTGAAGTTCGCCATCGATGAGCCGCAGTGGAATCGCATGATCTCGGAAACCGGCGGCACGTCGCCGGTGGTGCGTGAGGCCGCGGACAAGCTCATCGCCGCGCTGCGCAAGCCTGCCGAGAAGGGTGTGCCGTCCGGGGTGTTCCGGGCCGAGATCTCGGACACCGAAACCCTTGAGATCTGGTCCTCGTTGCTCGGGATGTCAATGATCAGCGCGCTCGGATTCATCGGCGAGGGCAAGGACGTCGACCGGATCTGGGACGTTCTCGACGCTCAGCTCCAGAGGGTCATCGGCCCCATCCTTCTCACCGAAAAAGGGCAGGAGTTGGTCGCCGAGCAGAAACCGTTCCCGGCGGGTGCGCTGTCCGATCTCACCGATTGGCTGTAGCGGACACAACGTGCGGCGCCGCGAAGGCGATCGGGAAGTCCGATAGGATTTCAGCGTGCGAATTCTTGTGATCGGCTCCGGCGCCCGCGAACATTCCCTGTTGACCACCCTGGCGAAGGACCCGGCCGTGGACTCGCTCCACGTCGCCCCGGGCAACGCCGGGATGGACAAGGTGGCCAAGGTGCACTCCGTGCAGGCCGCCTCTGGTGCCGAGGTAACGGCGCTGGCGAAGGAAGTCGGAGCGGATCTCGTGGTCATCGGGCCCGAGGTCCCGCTCGTTGCGGGCGTGGCCGACAGGCTCAGCGAAGACGGCTTCGCCGTGTTCGG
It encodes the following:
- a CDS encoding alpha,alpha-trehalose-phosphate synthase (UDP-forming); translation: MTANAATPNDTSTATRGESAPRSTLTSNVGHADFVVVANRLPIDLERRPDGTEVWKRSPGGLVTALESVLQASSGAWVGWPGVPDANPEPFEADGIELHSVPLSAQEIEYYYEGFSNGTLWPLFHDVIVQPEYHRHWWSAYVEVNRRFAETVAAATAEQGTVWVQDYQLLLLPKMLRQIRPDLNIGFFQHIPFPPVELFMQLPWRTEIIEGMLGADLVGFHLPGGVENFLYLASRLSGYETSRRSIGTARKGSRSGVVQVGFREVKVGAFPISIASGKISERSKSKEVRQRSKEIRKELGNPKLLMLGVDRLDYTKGIDVRLRALEELIAEGRIGASDVSLVQIATPSRERVEQYQTMRTSIEHAVGRINGLYGTIGHPIVTYLHRPVPQAELLAFYRSADVMLVTPIRDGMNLVAKEYVAATVDGDGALVLSEFTGAAAELRRAYKCNPHDLDGVKDAIELAVGDDPEERRRRMTTLRRQVLTNDVTRWARQFLKALGGEELSAKL
- a CDS encoding threonine/serine ThrE exporter family protein; this translates as MTTTLEPFWRPLARWGLRKSAIDRAAEPPLSPWAPIDLDDDATVTSVLQLSLDIAVVLLSSGEGAADTALQAESVAASFGLPHATVEITFTSLTMAVGRRPGRPPISVIKVVEYRTIDLTRMIRVTRLIDAIIRRKITLDQASAQVEQITNAPHPYKFNTAIAGWSFLAAGVVLQLGGAPLAAALSFVSVFATMWINRLMSKAGLPAFFQQFIGGFIAGVTALAAYRVFENTAVDVRPSQVVAAGIIVLLAGLTLVGAIEDAITGYPVTSAGRVVETTMLTGGIVGGIATAIAFFARFGIEAPPINPTFYGGNPFIVVLLAAGVGAAGFSLASYATPKAIVLAGVVGMVSITVYTLCTTNDLGAIVGSGAAATTAGLIGGIFARWVGLPHMIVTVAGVAPLLPGLSLYRGLSGLLSDNSSAALGQLSQAGGIAVALAAGVVFGEWLTRVMRRTQAADL
- a CDS encoding HIT family protein, with translation MASIFTKIIDGELPGRFIWKDDVCVAFLTIAPVTDGHTLVVPRAEVDRWTDLEPEAFAHVMKVAQIVGTGVMDAFDAPRAGQLIAGFEVPHTHVHVFPAWDMGGFDLSKADSEASAAAMDTAAGAIRAALRERGHDHVAD
- a CDS encoding TetR/AcrR family transcriptional regulator — its product is MSATNQPKSGTIAEPRKPYHHGDLRRAIIASATRRARHSGERAIVLREIAAEIGVSATAAYRHFTNRAELVDIVASRGIEEMAESMRTSLVLDAGVAAESESERAGLAAWADVRNACRAYVKFAIDEPQWNRMISETGGTSPVVREAADKLIAALRKPAEKGVPSGVFRAEISDTETLEIWSSLLGMSMISALGFIGEGKDVDRIWDVLDAQLQRVIGPILLTEKGQELVAEQKPFPAGALSDLTDWL